In Halorientalis sp. LT38, a genomic segment contains:
- a CDS encoding DUF7389 domain-containing protein: MPEDAYSYTVKLKRSGGRDGQDVQKCKVSAPDIETLRERVNNVREEMAGWADDYRNIQPGEGHQLPDDQSDLSEVSA, translated from the coding sequence ATGCCTGAGGACGCCTACAGCTACACGGTCAAGCTGAAGCGCTCTGGCGGGCGCGACGGCCAGGACGTCCAGAAGTGCAAGGTCTCCGCGCCGGACATCGAGACGCTTCGCGAGCGGGTCAACAACGTCCGCGAGGAGATGGCGGGCTGGGCCGACGACTACCGCAACATCCAGCCCGGCGAGGGCCACCAGCTCCCCGACGACCAGAGCGACCTGTCGGAGGTGTCGGCGTGA
- a CDS encoding tyrosine-type recombinase/integrase codes for MQRVRPDATEGDGVTEAPDLSPREARDRWLDKLRVQLREQTVSTYKYRLKLFVEWCESEGYESMRDLSGWDIESYEAHRRSAEPKTISLKNEMQTLRRWFEYLASIGVVEDSLADSVIVPDVPQDHQSNDARLDHHEATALLSYYRETPAQYGTRNHVLLELAWHTGARIGGLRSLDVRDVRCHEFENERDPAYYVEFRNRPEEGTPLKNGPSASRPVALLPEVYAVVDHYLEERRPDKTDDYGRQPLLVSQRGRPSPGTIRDWMYLATLPCNYGPCPHEKEPETCDYTRYSHASKCPSSRSPHKVRTGAITWMRNRGVPVEVVAERVNASVEVIQKHYDVEDPLEEMLNRRASFVSDLSIDPEDTES; via the coding sequence GTGCAACGGGTGCGGCCAGACGCAACGGAGGGCGACGGCGTGACGGAGGCGCCGGACCTCTCGCCCCGTGAGGCCCGCGACCGGTGGCTCGACAAGCTCCGGGTTCAGCTCCGTGAGCAGACGGTCTCGACGTACAAGTACCGCCTCAAGCTGTTCGTGGAGTGGTGCGAGTCTGAGGGGTACGAGTCCATGCGGGACCTCTCGGGCTGGGACATCGAGTCCTACGAGGCACACCGCCGGTCGGCGGAGCCGAAGACGATCTCACTGAAAAACGAGATGCAGACGCTCCGGCGCTGGTTCGAGTACCTCGCCAGTATCGGAGTGGTTGAGGACAGCCTCGCCGACAGCGTGATCGTTCCCGACGTGCCCCAGGACCACCAGAGTAACGACGCGCGGCTTGACCACCACGAGGCCACCGCGCTGTTGTCCTACTACCGGGAGACGCCGGCACAGTACGGGACCCGCAACCATGTCCTGCTCGAACTCGCCTGGCACACCGGCGCTCGTATCGGTGGCCTCCGGTCGCTCGACGTGCGTGACGTTCGGTGTCACGAGTTCGAGAACGAACGGGACCCGGCCTACTACGTCGAGTTCCGGAATCGCCCGGAGGAGGGCACACCGTTGAAGAACGGACCCAGCGCCAGCCGGCCGGTCGCGCTGTTGCCGGAGGTGTACGCCGTCGTCGATCACTACCTCGAGGAGCGACGCCCGGACAAGACCGACGACTACGGCCGGCAGCCGTTGCTGGTGTCCCAGCGTGGTCGACCGTCGCCGGGGACCATCCGCGACTGGATGTATCTCGCGACCCTGCCGTGCAACTACGGGCCGTGTCCGCACGAGAAAGAGCCCGAGACGTGTGATTACACTCGGTACAGCCACGCGAGTAAGTGCCCGTCGTCGCGGAGTCCGCATAAGGTGCGGACGGGCGCGATCACGTGGATGCGCAACCGCGGCGTGCCGGTCGAAGTGGTCGCCGAGCGGGTGAACGCGAGTGTCGAGGTCATCCAGAAGCACTACGACGTCGAGGACCCGCTGGAGGAGATGCTAAACCGCCGCGCTTCGTTCGTGAGTGACCTGTCTATCGACCCTGAGGACACCGAATCATGA
- a CDS encoding type II toxin-antitoxin system RelE/ParE family toxin — translation MSEYDLLVETDARAFIEDLDDKSERICKDNLMKLVEDPYPRPGAGAGDREQLTVDGEEVYRLHISRTFTAFYDIHEDEKQIKVLDVLPIDEAHDRYGHDI, via the coding sequence ATGAGTGAGTACGACCTACTGGTAGAGACGGATGCACGGGCCTTCATCGAGGATCTCGATGACAAGAGTGAGCGGATCTGCAAGGACAACCTGATGAAACTCGTCGAGGACCCGTACCCCCGGCCGGGCGCGGGTGCTGGTGACCGCGAACAGCTCACCGTCGACGGTGAGGAGGTATACCGCCTCCACATCAGCCGAACGTTCACCGCATTCTACGACATCCACGAGGATGAGAAACAGATCAAGGTCCTGGACGTCCTCCCGATCGACGAAGCGCACGACCGCTACGGCCACGATATCTGA
- a CDS encoding thioredoxin family protein gives MTETAETRPVDLADAAELDAFVAEHDRALVEFYTDGCTICQSMEPVLGNVARATDVAVGLVNPRDDPPLIERFQVQSVPLLVRFEDGEPVARKAEGFVGADELEAFAEG, from the coding sequence ATGACCGAAACAGCCGAGACTCGACCGGTCGATCTGGCCGACGCGGCGGAACTGGACGCCTTCGTGGCCGAGCACGACCGCGCCCTCGTGGAGTTCTACACCGACGGCTGCACGATCTGTCAGAGCATGGAGCCGGTGCTGGGCAACGTCGCACGAGCGACCGACGTGGCGGTCGGGCTTGTCAACCCACGCGACGATCCACCGCTGATCGAGCGGTTTCAGGTGCAGAGCGTCCCGCTTCTGGTCCGCTTCGAGGACGGCGAGCCGGTGGCGCGGAAAGCCGAGGGATTCGTCGGGGCCGACGAACTGGAGGCCTTCGCCGAGGGGTGA